One genomic region from Bos javanicus breed banteng chromosome 14, ARS-OSU_banteng_1.0, whole genome shotgun sequence encodes:
- the LY6K gene encoding lymphocyte antigen 6K codes for MITLLALFLVLGLPQVESNLTVSGRQDAVLRCHVCEKENSFECQGPENCDNGSTYCISAAVRVFPRFFLISKQCALNCGMNEAFSQMARSFVLVKPTPFLYLACCTSSLCNIQKPIIRENTEDAYLKFIKGQGRGSSSGLRPFLTLASALLGLRLP; via the exons ATGATAACCCTCCTTGCTTTGTTTCTGGTCTTGGGCCTGCCACAGGTGGAGAGCAATCTCACCGTGTCTGGAAGACAAG ATGCTGTCCTGAGGTGTCACGTTTGTGAGAAGGAGAACAGTTTTGAATGCCAAGGGCCAGAAAACTGTGACAATGGCTCTACATACTGTATCTCTGCCGCCGTGA GAGTATTTCCACGGTTCTTCCTTATTTCCAAGCAGTGTGCACTGAACTGTGGGATGAATGAGGCATTTTCACAGATGGCCAGGTCGTTCGTGCTCGTAAAGCCCACACCCTTTCTGTACCTGGCGTGCTGTACATCCAGCCTGTGCAACATCCAGAAACCAATCAtcagagaaaacacagaagatgCTTACTTGAAGTTCAtcaaggggcagggcaggggcagcaGCTCCGGGCTGAGGCCTTTCCTGACACTGGCTTCTGCACTCCTGGGCCTCAGGCTGCCGTGA
- the LOC133260260 gene encoding lymphocyte antigen 6E-like: protein MRPLLVLLLLATLCTDLARALQCEPLVECAPPDKYCVITRAASPSGVLVMKSCAPTCPNSTVTSDGLALSVSCCRDSQCISSAATGLPGGPGALWVTTVASLLCALLRAAC, encoded by the exons ATGAGGCCACTCCTGGTGCTTCTGCTTCTGGCCACGCTGTGCACTGACCTGG cccGGGCCCTGCAGTGCGAGCCTCTGGTGGAGTGTGCCCCGCCCGACAAGTACTGTGTGATTACTCGGGCCG CCAGCCCCAGTGGCGTCCTGGTCATGAAGTCCTGCGCCCCGACCTGCCCCAACAGCACCGTGACCTCGGACGGCCTGGCCCTCTCTGTCTCCTGCTGCCGGGACAGCCAGTGCATTAGCAGCGCAGCCACAGGCCTGCCAGGCGGCCCAGGCGCCCTGTGGGTCACCACTGTGGCCAGCCTGCTGTGCGCTCTGCTCCGGGCGGCCTGCTGA